The sequence below is a genomic window from Luteimonas sp. MC1825.
CGGCATCTTGGCGATCGCGGCCAGCATGGCGGCGTCGGGACGCGTGTGCAGGCCCTGCATGTAGCTCGACAGCGCGCCGATCTCTTCGTCGGTCAGCTGGCGGGCGATGCTGGCCATGACGTCGAAGTTGGCGGTGTCGCGCGCGGTGGTGGTTCCGGTGCGGTATTCCTGCAGGCGGCGCGCGGTGTACCAGGACTGCTGGCCGCCGACGTGCGGGTACGCGGGGCCGGGGTTGCCGGCGCCGGTCGGGCCGTGGCAGGCCATGCAGGCCGGGATTTCGCGGGCGAAGTCGCCGCGGCGGAACAGCTGCTCGCCGATCTCGTAGAACTTCATGCCGGCGTAGGTGCCTTCGGCGACCTCGGTGTCGTCGGCGATGCCGGCCGACGACGGCTGGTGGGCGAAGTGCGCGCCGACGTCGCGCATGTCCTGCGCGGACAGCATCGACGCGAACGGCTGCATGATCGCGTTCTGCCGCTCGCCGCTCTTGAACAGTGCGAGTTGCTCGGCGAGGTAGCGTTCGCTCTGGCCGCCGATGTTGGGGTAGACCTCGGGGATGGTGCTCTTGCCATCCAGGCCGTGGCAGGCGGCGCAGGTGCCGGCCAGGGTGGCGCCGTTCTGGGCGTTGCCCGGCACGGTCTTGGCCAGTTCGGCCAGCGCGTCGACGGACTCCAGCGGCAGGGTCTCCACCGGCTCGGCTTCTTCCAGCGGTGCCACCGTGGTCTGGGCGAAGGCGACGGCGCCGATCACCAGGGCGGTGAGGCCGACGAGGGCGTAGCTGCGGGCGTGGCGCATCTTGCTGGGCTCCGTGGATCGGTCAGGCGGGGCGTTGTGCGCCCGCGCCGCGCTGGCGCCGGAAGGCGCCCGCAAGGCCTGCCATTATCTAGGGCGCAGCTTGGAACGGTCAAACCGGTCGGGCGGCCCGTGGCGCACCCGCCCATGCGATCCTGTGCGCATGGCCAATCCCCTTGCACGCGCCCAGTACCTGCTGGCGGCGCACAACCCGCGTCAGCTCCCGCCCGATGACGGCTTCGAGGTCGCGTTTGCCGGCCGTTCCAACGCCGGCAAGTCCAGCGCGCTGAACGCGCTCTGCCAGCAGAATGCGCTGGCGCGGGTGTCCAAGACCCCGGGCCGCACCCAGCAGCTGGTGTTCTTCGACCTTCCGCCGAACACCCTGCGCTACCTGGTGGACCTGCCGGGCTACGGCTACGCCAAGGTGCCGCGCGAGCTGCAGGCGCACTGGCAGGCATTCCTCGACCGCTACTTCCAGGCGCGCCAGGCGCTGCGCGGGCTGGTGGTGGTGATGGACATCCGCCACCCGCTGAAGGACTACGACCGGCACATGCTCGGCTACGCCGCCAACCGCGGCCTGCCGGCGCACGTGCTGCTGACCAAGGCCGACAAGCTCTCGAAGGGCAACGCCGGCGCGACGTTGCTGACGGTGCGCCGTGACCTGGCCGCGACCTACGGCGACACGGTGGGCGTGCAGACCTTCTCCGGCGAGTCCAAGCTCGGCGTGGACGAAGCGCGCAAGGTGATCTGCGGCTGGCTGGAGCTGCCCTGCAGCTGATGCGCCAGCGGCCGCCGGCGCGTCCCGATTGCGGGGATGGCGGCGACGCTGCAATCCGGTGGTGGGGCCGGTCGTGCGGAGGCCACAGGATATAGTGGCCGCTTCCTGCGCCGGGCCGCGACCGTTGGCCTTGCCAACAAGCGTCGACGAGCCCGCCACCGTGTCCAGCCCCAGTGAAAGTGCCAACCCCCCCATTCGCTCGCGCGACGAGCTGGTCGCCTATATCGCCGGCGGCGCGCGCGTGCCCGACGATTGGCGCATCGGCACCGAGCACGAGAAGTTCGGCTTCCGCCTCGACGACCTGCGCCCGCCGACCTTCGAGGGCCCGCAGGGCATCGGCGCGCTGCTCGACGGCCTGTGCCGCTTCGGCTGGGAGCGGGTGACCGAGCACGGCCAGGTGATCGCGCTGCTGAAGGATGGCGCGTCGGTCACCCTGGAGCCGGCCGGCCAGCTGGAACTCTCCGGCGCGCAGTTGACCACCATCCACGAGACCTGCCGCGAAGTGGGCAGCCACCTGCGCGAGGTCAAGGCCGTGGCCGACGAACTCGGCCTCGGCTTCCTCGGCATGGGCTTCCAGCCCAAGTGGGCGCGCGCCGACATGCCGTGGATGCCCAAGGACCGCTACCGCATCATGAAGTCGTACATGCCCAAGGTCGGCGACCTCGGCCTGGACATGATGACCCGCACCTGCACGGTGCAGGTGAACCTCGATTTCGCCAGCGAAGCCGACATGGTCAAGAAGTTCCGCGTGGCGCTGGCGCTGCAGCCGATCGCCACCGCGCTGTTCGCGGACTCGCCGTTCACCGAGGGCCAGCCCAACGGCTACCTCAGCTGGCGCTCGCACATCTGGACCGACACCGACCCCGACCGCACCGGCATGCTCGATTTCGTGTTCGAGGACGGCTTCGGCTACGAGCGCTACGTCGACTACCTGCTCGACGTGCCGATGTACTTCAGCTACCGCGACGGCATCTATCACGACGCCAGCGGCCAGAGCTTCCGCGACTTCATGCAAGGCCGCCTGCCGGTGCTGCCGGGCGCGTTGCCGACCATGACCGACTGGTCCGACCACATGACCACCGCGTTCCCGGAAGTACGCATGAAGAAGTTCCTGGAAATGCGCGGCGCCGATGGCGGGCCGTGGAACCGGCTGTGCGCGCTGCCGGCCTTCTGGGTCGGCCTGCTGTACGACGATGCCGCGCTGGATGCCGCCTGGGACCTGGTGAAGGATTTCAGCCGCGACGAACGCCACGCGCTGCGCGACGGCGTTCCGAAGCACGCCTTCAAGCTGAAGTTCCGCGACGGCACCGTGCGCGACCTGGCGCAGCGCGCGCTGGAGATCGCCTCCGCCGGCCTCGCGCGCCGCGCGCGCCGCAACGACGAAGGCCAGGACGAGACCCGCTTCCTCGAGCCTCTGGTCGAATACGTGATGGCCAACGAAACCCCCGCCGAACGCAAGCTCGCGCTGTACCACGGCGAATGGGCCGGAAACATCGATCGCGTCTTCCGCGAGTTTGCGTACTGAGATCGGTAGCCTGCAAGGCATGAGCAAGCACTCTCCGGAATCCCAGGACCTCGACGCGCCGCTGCGTGAGCAGCTCGACTTTGCCGGGACCGATACGTTGCTGCGCGATGACGTGCGCCGGCTGGGCGGGATGGTCGGCGAGATGCTGTCCGAACAGGTATCGCCGGCGTTGCTGGCGCAGGTGGAGACGGTGCGGCGGGCGGCGATCGCGCGGCGCGAGAGCGGGGCGCCGATCGATGAGCTGGCCGGGCACCTGGCCGCCGTGTCGCTGGACGACGCCGATGCGCTGGTGCGTGCGTTCTCGGCGTGGTTCAGCGCGATCAACCTGGCCGAGCGGGTGCACCGCATCCGCCGCCGTCGCGACCACCAGCGCAGCGACGAGGGGCCGCAGCCGGGCGGGCTGGAGGCGGTGCTCGGCGCGCTGCATGCCGATGGCGTGACGCTCGGCGAGCTGCAGGCACTGCTGCCCGCGCTGTGGGTGGAGCCGGTGTTCACCGCGCATCCCACCGAGGCCGTGCGCCGCGCGCTGCTGGCCAAGGAGTCGGTGATCGTGGAGCGGCTGGTGGCCGACATCGACCGCACGCGCACGCCGGACGAGCGCCGCAGCGACGAGTCGCGCATCCGCCAGGCGCTGGCCACCACCTGGCAGACCTCGGAAGCGCCACCGCTGAAGCCCACCGTGACCGACGAGGTCGAACACATCGGCCACTACCTCGGCGTGCTGTTTCGGGTGCTGCCGGCGTTCTACGAAGTGTTCGCCGATGCCGTGGACGCCATCTGGGGCGAGCGCATCGCGCTGCCCAACGTGTTGCGCTTCGGCACCTGGGTGGGCGGCGACATGGACGGCAACCCCAACGTGGGCGCCGACACCATCGAGGCCGCGCTGGCCGCGCAGCGCGCGCAGGTGCTGGGCCAGTACCGCGCGGAGCTGGCGGCGCTGGGCCAGGTGCTTACCCAGAGCCGCGGCCGCGCCGGCGTGGACGACGCGGTGGACGCACGGCTCGCCGCGTACAAGGCGCTGATGCCAAAGGCCGCGGCGCGCCTGCGCGCGCGCCAGGCGGACATGCCCTATCGGCAGCTGATGGAGCTGATGTCGGCGCGGCTGGCGGCGACCGCAGCCGACGAGGGCGCGCCGGCCGGCGCGGCATATGCCGGCGTGGACGACTTCCTCGACGACCTCGGGCTCATCGACGCCAGCCTTGCGCACCATCGCGGCCAGCACGCGGGCCTGTTCGCGCTGCGGCGCCTGTTGCGGCGCGTGCGCAGCTTCGGCTTCCACCTCGCCGCACTCGACCTGCGCCAGGACTCGGCCGCGCACGATGCCGCGCTCGCCGCGCTGGAAGGTGACGACGACTGGGCCACGCAGCCGCTCGACGCGCGCCTCGCGCGCCTGCATGCGCTGATCGATGCGCCGCAGCCGCGCGTGCCGGCCGCCGACGCCGCCAAGGCCGCGCTCGACGTGTTCCGTGCGGTGACCACCGCGCGCGCGCGCTACGGCGACGCCGCCTTCGGCCCCTATATCGTCAGCATGAGCCGCAGTGCCGCCGATGCACTCGCGGTGCTGGCGCTGGCGCGCATCGCCGGCTGCGTCGAGGGCGACGGCGCAGGCGAAGTGCCGCTGGATGTCGCGCCGTTGTTCGAGACCGTCGACGACCTCGATGCCGCCGCCGGCGTGATGCACGCACTGTTCGACGACCCGGTGTACCGCCGCCACGTGCGCGCCCGCGGCGATCGCCAGATCGTGATGCTCGGTTATTCCGACAGCGCCAAGGACAGCGGCCTGCTGGCTTCGCGCTGGGCGCTGCAGCGTGCGCAGGTCGACCTGATGCGGCTGGCGCGCGAGGCCGGCGTGCGCCTGGTGTTCTTCCACGGCCGCGGCGGCTCGGTAAGCCGCGGCGGCGGCAAGACCGAACGCGCGATCATCGCCGCGCCGCGCGGCACCGTCGACGGCCGCCTGCGCGTCACCGAGCAGGGCGAGGTGATCCACCGCAAGTACGGCATCCGTGCACTCGCGCTGCGCAACCTCGAGCAGATGACCGGCGCGGTGCTGCGCGCCAGCCTGCGGCCGCGTTCGCCGGAGCCGCGCGTGCAGGCCTGGCGTGCGATCGCCGATCGCCTGTCCGCGGACTCGCGCGCCTGCTACCGCGCGCTGGTGCACGAGGATCCCGGCTTCAACGCCTACTTCCGCGCGGCGACGCCGGTGGACGTGATCGAGCGCCTGCAGATCGGCTCGCGGCCATCGCGGCGCCGCGATGGCGGCATCGCCAACCTGCGCGCCATTCCCTGGGTGTTCGCCTGGTCGCAGAACCGCTCCGGGCTGACCGGCTGGTATGGCGTGGGCCATGCGCTGCAACGCGGCATCGACGAGCACGGCCTCGACGCCATGGCCGAGCTCGCGCGCGACTGGCATTTCTTCGCCGCCATGCTCGACGACGTGGAAATGCTGCTGGCCAAATCCGACCTCGCCATCTTCGAGCGCTACTCGCGCCTGGCCGGTGACGCCCATGACGTGTTTTTCCCGGGCATCGCCGCGGAGTTCGCGCGCACCCGCGACAGCATCCTGGCCATCAAGGGCGCCGACAGGCTGCTGGCGGGCGATTACCGCCTGCGCCTGTCGATCCGCCTGCGCAATCCCTACGTCGACCCGATCAGCCTGCTGCAGGTGGAGCTGCTGCGCCGCTGGCGCGCGGGCGGCAGCGCGGATGACGCGACCCTGCGCGCGCTGTTCGCGACCGTCAACGGCATCGCGGCCGGGGTGCAGAACACCGGCTGAGCGGCGCTAGACTTCGCGGACCCGACCACGGAACCGCCGCCATGTCCGCACCGCGCGAAGAACTCGTCTTCCACACCCACCCCATGTCGCGCGGCCGCATCGTGCGCTGGATGCTCGAAGAGCTGGGCGTCGAATACCGCACGGTGGTGCAGGAGTACGGCGGCAGCATGAAGTCGGCCGAGTACCTGGCCATCAACCCGATGGGCAAGGTGCCGGCGCTGCAGCACCGCGGCGTGGTGGTCACCGAAGCCGCGGCGATCTGCGCCTATCTTGCCGACGCCTTCCCGCAGGCCGGCCTGGCCCCGGCGCTGGACGACCCGGCGCGCGGGACCTACCTGCGCTGGATGTTCTTCGCCGCCGGCCCGGTGGAGGCCGCCGTCAGCGCGCGCGCGATGGGGTTGCTGGCGCCCGCCGAAAAGGCCGGCATGGTCGGCTACGGCAGCTACGAGCACACCGTTGATGCGCTGGAGCAGGCGGCCGCGGCGGCATCGCCGTGGCTGTTGGGCGAGCGCTTCAGCGCGGCCGATGTCTACGTCGGTGGCCAGGTCGACTTCGGCCTGGGATTCAAGTCGATCCCGGAGCGCCCGGCGTTCACCGCCTGGGCCGAACGCCTGCGCGCGCGGCCGGCCTACCAGCGGGCGCAGGCGCTGGACAATGCGCTGATGCCCGCGCGCGGCTAGCCCGGCTTTTCGGGCAGCCGCCGCGGTTTCGGCTTGGCCTTCGGTTTCGGCTCCGGCATCAGCGCGGCAGTGTCGAGCAGGAGCTGCTTCAGCGCTTCGGCATCGTCCAGCAGTTCATCGGCGACGGGATAGTCCTTCGCGCCGGGATACGGAGGCCGCAGTGGCAGGCCCGGTGCCAGGCGCGCCACTGCGGCGGAGGGTTTCACGAACAGGCTGTTGTCGCAGGCGAAAGCCACGACCTTGCCGTCCACGTAGACCGCGTACTCGCCGAACAGCTTCCTGTGGGTCAGGCGCTCGCCAAGCGCGGCCTGTTCGGCGATGTAGGCGAGGAAGTGCGGGTCGGTGGCCATGCGGGGATCGGTTGTTGCCCTGGGGCGATGGGTGGATGGTGCATGCATCGTCTTCCTTGGCCGCGCTCCCGGTCAAGTGTCGGCTGGTATACTCCCCCCCACTATCAACCGGGCCGCCCGCAGTGCCGCATTCGCCAGAGGAAAAGAAGAAGGTCCTCGCCCGCGTGCGCCGAATCCGCGGCCAGTGCGACGCGCTCGACCGCGCGCTTGGGGCCGGCGCCGACTGCGCGCCGGTGCTGCAGCAGATCGCGGCCATCCGCGGCGCGGTCAACGGGTTGATGAGCGAAGTGCTCGAGTCTCACCTGCGCGAGCAGTTCGGGCAGCCGGCGGCCGACGCGTCCGACCGCGACGCGCGCGTCGCCGAAATGACCGGCCTGATCCGTTCCTATCTGAAATGACCCATATCAAGCCGCCACGGCACCTCCGCGCCGCGGCCGCCGACCACGCCATTGCATTGCAGGAGTTGAAACCATGAAATCCCGTGCCGCCGTCGCCTTTGCCGCAGGCCAGCCGCTGCAGATCGTCGAGCTCGACGTCGCCCCGCCGCAGAAGGGCGAAGTGCTGGTGAAGATCACCCACACCGCGCTCTGCCACACCGACGCCTTCACCCTGTCCGGCGACGATCCGGAAGGCGTGTTCCCGGCGGTGCTCGGACATGAGGGCGCGGGCATCGTGGTCGAGGTCGGCGAGGGCGTGACCAGCGTGCAGCCCGGCGATCACGTGATTCCGCTGTATACCGCCGAGTGCGGCGAATGCCTGTTCTGCAAGTCGGGCAAGACCAACCTGTGCGTCGCCGTGCGCGCAACGCAGGGCAAGGGCGTGATGCCCGACGGCACGACCCGCTTCAGCTACAACGGCGAGCCGGTCTACCACTACATGGGCTGCTCGACCTTCAGCGAATACACGGTGGTCGCCGAGGTTTCGCTGGCCAAGGTGAACCCGGACGCGAACCCCGAGCACACCTGCCTGCTCGGCTGCGGCGTGACGACCGGCATCGGCGCGGTGCACAACACCGCCAAGGTGCAGGAAGGCGACACGGTGGCGGTGTTCGGCCTCGGCGCCATTGGACTTGCGGTGATCCAGGGCGCGGTGCAGGCCAAGGCCGGGCGCATCATCGCCATCGACACCAACCCGTCCAAGTTCGCGCTGGCCACCGAGATGGGCGCCACCGACTGCGTCAACCCGAAGGACCACGACAGGCCGGTGCAGCAGGTGGTCGTGGAGATGACCGGCTGGGGCGTGGACCACAGCTTCGAGTGCATCGGCAACGTCAACGTGATGCGCGCCGCACTCGAGTGCGCGCACCGCGGCTGGGGCCAGAGCGTGATCATCGGCGTGGCGGGCGCGGGGCAGGAGATCAGCACGCGCCCGTTCCAGCTGGTCACCGGCCGCAAGTGGCTGGGCACCGCGTTCGGCGGGGTGAAGGGACGCACGCAGCTTCCGGGCATGGTCGAGGACGCGATGCGCGGCGACATCCAGCTGGCGCCGTTCGTGACGCATACGCTGCCGCTGGAGCGCATCAACGAGGCCTTCGACCTGATGCACGAAGGCAAGTCGATCCGCACCGTCATCCACTACTGAGGTCTGCCATGGAACGCATTGAACACCGCGCCAGCTTCGGTGGCTGGCAGGACGTCTACCGGCACCGCTCCGAGGTACTCGGCTGCGACATGACCGTCGGCGTGTACTTCCCGCCGCAGGCCGCCGACGGCCCCTGCCCGGTGCTGTACTGGCTCTCGGGCCTGACCTGCAACGAGCAGAACTTCATCACCAAGGCCGGCGCGCAGCGCCATGCCGCCGAGCACGGGATCATCATCGTCGCGCCGGACACCAGCCCGCGCGGCAACGACGTGCACGACGCCGAGGGCTACGACATCGGCAAGGGCGCGGGTTTCTACGTCAACGCCACGCAGGCGCCGTGGGCGGCGCACTACCGCATGTACGACTACATCGTCGACGAGCTGCCGGCGTGGGTGGAAGCCGATCCGTCGGCCAGCGACGCGCGCGCGATCAGCGGCCATTCCATGGGCGGCCACGGCGCGCTGACCATCGCCCTGAAGAACCCGGGCCGCTACCGCAGCGTGTCGGCGTTCTCGCCGATCGTGGCGCCGAGCCAGGTGCCGTGGGGCGAGAAGGCGTTCGCTGCCTACCTCGGCGACGACCGCGCAGCGTGGAAGCGGCACGACGCGGTCGAACTGGTGAAGTCGGCAAAGGAAAAGCTGCCGCTGCTGGTCGACCAGGGCGATGCCGACGAATTCCTCGCCACCCAGCTGCGCCCCGAGCTGCTGCAGGCCGCCTGCGCAGCGGCGGACCATCCGCTGCAGCTGCGCATGCAGCCGGGCTACGACCACAGCTACTACTTCATCGCCAGCTTCATCGGCGAGCACATCGCGCACCACGCCAGGGCGCTGCGCTCCGCGTAAGCCGCTTGTCCGCTGATCCGCTCGGGTTCAAGCTTCGAGCCTGTCGAAGCGCAGGGGAGAGCGATCATGGAAACAGGTTCGATGAAGGTGCCGACGAGTATCTGGATCGTCGGCGTGCTGGCGCTGCTGTGGAACCTGATCGGAGTGGCGGCGTTCACCATGCAGGTGGCGATGCCGGAGCAGGCGCTCGCGGCGATGCCCGCCGACCAGCGCGCGATCTACGAGGCCACGCCTGCCTGGCTGTATCTCTTCTACGGCCTGGCGACCATTGGCGGTGTGCTCGGGTCCATCGGCCTGCTGCTGCGCAGGCGCTGGGCGGTGCCTGTGTACCTGCTGGCGCTGGTGGCCCTGGTGGTGCAGGTGCTCGCCAGCTTCGCGGTCACGCCGGCGTGGACCACGGGGGGTGTCTCAAGCCTCGGTTTCCCGGTGCTCCTGGTGGCGATCGCGCTCGGCCTGTGGTGGTTCGCGCGCTACATGGCCGCGCGCGGGGTCCTGCGCTGATCCGTGGTATCGCTCTGCCGTCGCCCAACCCCCACCGTGTAATCGGTCACGGCGAAGCGGCCGTCGCGCAGGGCCGTGGCGCCGCGCACCAGTTGCAGCGGCGCGGTGAACATCGGGCCGTCGCTCACGCAGGTGTGGAATTCGCCGTTCTCGCCGCAGGGGTCGACGGCCGCGGGTAGCGTATCCAGCAAGTCGGCGTCGAAATCGCGGCCGCTGAAGGCGGCATCGAGCTGCGTGGTGTCGACGCAGCACAGCTGCGCGCGCAACCCGCCGGCGAGCATGTCGCGCGCAAGCGCCGCGCTGTCGGCGCCGAACAGCGGGAACAGCGCGCTCCAGCCCAGCCGCGCGCACAGGGCTTCGCGCCAGCCGCGGATGTCGGCCAGCAGCAGGTCGCCGAAGGCGATGCGGGTGATGCCGGGCCAGCGCGCCCGCGCTTCGGCGAGCGTGGCGGCGAAGGCGGCTGCGTAGCAGGCGTTGTCGCAGCCGTCCGGTATGCGCATTTCCAGCAGCGGCAGCCGGGTAGCCGCGGCCTGCGCGTGCAGCACGTCGGCGCGCACGTGCTGCAGCGATGCGCGCTCCTCGCCCGCGCTGATGGTGGACAGCAGGCCGACCACGTCGACCTCGCCGCGCTGGCGCAGGGCCTGCAGCGCCCAGGCCGCGTCCTTGCCGCCGCTCCAGGCCAGCAGTGCGACGGGCCGCGGCGCCACGCCGTTCAGCCGGCGCGCACGTCGCGCAGTTCCCAGGCGCTGCCGGCCAGCAGGCGCATGCGGTGCTTGAAGACCGCGCCCGGCAGGACGGTGTCGGCGACCAGTTCCACGCGCGTCTCGCGCTGGGTGCCGGTGACGGTGGCGGATGAATCGATCACGCCAAGCGCGGGATCCACTTCGTCCGGTTCGTCCTGCGTGGCGCGCCAGCGCTGGAACAGGCCGTCGCCGCGCAGCGCGTCCTGCAGCTCGCGGGCAAAGGCGTCGGCACCCTGGGCAATGAAGGCGAACTCGCCCGCGGCGCGGGTGCGTTCCGGGTCGGGCAGGGCAATGAGGTAGCGCGTGGACATGGGCGTCTCCAAGGCTGCGTTGGCCCCAGCTTAGCCGGCGGCGGCGTGAGTCCGGCGTGCCCACCCCCGGCACGGCGGCGTCACGCCATCACGCAGTCACGGCGTGCCCAGGCGCTTGCGTTCCGCTTCACGCGCCTCGGCGCGCTCGCGGCTGCGGATGAAAAGCGGCACGCCGATGGTGATTCCGAACATGATCAGCGCGCCACCGATCGTGAGCCAGCCGACCGGCCGGGCGAACAGCTCGACGAAAACAGGATGCATGGCAGTCCCTCCCTCTGTGTATCCGGATCATCGGCCGTTGCAGGCCGGCGGGTGTTGACCGCGATCAAGGTCTGCGCGGTGCCTCGAGCGCTTCGACCACGGCCGATGCCACCAGCGCGGATGCGCGTGGGCCAAGATGGCCGTAGTCCCAGGTGGTGAGCTCGGCGGGCGTGTCGATGTAGGTCAGGCAGCCGCGCAGGTCGCACAGCGTGGCCAGTGCCGAGACATAGGTGACGTCGTCGCGACCGCTGAATGCGGTGCGCAGCGCGGCGTCCAGCGCATGCACCTCGGGAACGGTCTCGCCGCGCAGCCGCTGCGGCACCTGCAGGAACGGCTCCCGCGCATGGCGCTGCACGAGCAGCGCCGGCAGCCACGCGCGCCAGCGCGGCGCCGGCCCCAGCACCACCACCTGGCCCACGCCGGAGGCGTGCAGCGCTGCGATGCCGGGCTCGAGGTCCGCCAGCACCTGCGCCGGGTCCCGGTATTCGCGCCCGTTCCAGTAGGCGAACAGCAGCACGTAGTCCGGGCGCAGCGCAGCGATCCGCTGCAGCACGCGCGCGTTGTCGCTCCGGCACGGCTCCTTGCGGGGATCGACATAGGGCCGGCAGCCGCTGCGCGTGAACTGCGCCAGGCGCAGGCGGCCGTCCGCCACCTCGCGCATGCCCGGGTACAGCAGCGCGGAATGCGAATCGCCCCACAGCACCAGCAGCGGGCGTGGCGGCGAGGTCGGGGCGTCGACGCATTCGTCCGGGAATTCCGCCGGCTCGCCGGGCGCGCCGACCAGCGAACACGTCCCCTCGCGCGATGGCGCGCGCCAGTCGTAGCCGTAGTTGGCGTACTGCCGCACCGGTTCGCCGGCGCGCGACGCAACGCCCTGCAGCGCCCACAGCGCGAGGCCAGCCACCAGCACCATCGCCATCGCCGGCAGCAGCAGCCCCAGCGCGCGGCGCGCGCGCATGCGGTGCCGCAGCGGGCGTTCCACCAGCCACCAGGTCAGCCCCGCCAGCAACACGGCCAGCGCCACCAGCGCCAAGCGCAGGCCCGGTGCCACTTCGCCGGTGGCATGGATGCGCGCGAACGACAGCAGCGGCCAGTGCCACAGGTAGAGCGGATAACTGACCAGCCCGATCCACACCAGCGCGCGCAGCGACAGCAGCCGCTGCGCCAAGCGCGTGGCGGGCACCGCGGCGATCAGCAGCGTGGCACCGGCCACCGGCAGCAGCGCGCGCCAGCCCGGGAACGTCGACTGGTCGCTGAGGCCGACGCAGGCGGCGATGATCAGCGCGAGTCCGGCAAACGCCGCCAGTTCGGCGACCAATCGCGGGCGTTGCGGCACCGCGGTGGCTGCGGTGCCGCCCAGGCGGTGCGCCAGCCACGCGCCGGCCAG
It includes:
- the yihA gene encoding ribosome biogenesis GTP-binding protein YihA/YsxC; this translates as MANPLARAQYLLAAHNPRQLPPDDGFEVAFAGRSNAGKSSALNALCQQNALARVSKTPGRTQQLVFFDLPPNTLRYLVDLPGYGYAKVPRELQAHWQAFLDRYFQARQALRGLVVVMDIRHPLKDYDRHMLGYAANRGLPAHVLLTKADKLSKGNAGATLLTVRRDLAATYGDTVGVQTFSGESKLGVDEARKVICGWLELPCS
- a CDS encoding glutamate--cysteine ligase; protein product: MSSPSESANPPIRSRDELVAYIAGGARVPDDWRIGTEHEKFGFRLDDLRPPTFEGPQGIGALLDGLCRFGWERVTEHGQVIALLKDGASVTLEPAGQLELSGAQLTTIHETCREVGSHLREVKAVADELGLGFLGMGFQPKWARADMPWMPKDRYRIMKSYMPKVGDLGLDMMTRTCTVQVNLDFASEADMVKKFRVALALQPIATALFADSPFTEGQPNGYLSWRSHIWTDTDPDRTGMLDFVFEDGFGYERYVDYLLDVPMYFSYRDGIYHDASGQSFRDFMQGRLPVLPGALPTMTDWSDHMTTAFPEVRMKKFLEMRGADGGPWNRLCALPAFWVGLLYDDAALDAAWDLVKDFSRDERHALRDGVPKHAFKLKFRDGTVRDLAQRALEIASAGLARRARRNDEGQDETRFLEPLVEYVMANETPAERKLALYHGEWAGNIDRVFREFAY
- the ppc gene encoding phosphoenolpyruvate carboxylase, with amino-acid sequence MSKHSPESQDLDAPLREQLDFAGTDTLLRDDVRRLGGMVGEMLSEQVSPALLAQVETVRRAAIARRESGAPIDELAGHLAAVSLDDADALVRAFSAWFSAINLAERVHRIRRRRDHQRSDEGPQPGGLEAVLGALHADGVTLGELQALLPALWVEPVFTAHPTEAVRRALLAKESVIVERLVADIDRTRTPDERRSDESRIRQALATTWQTSEAPPLKPTVTDEVEHIGHYLGVLFRVLPAFYEVFADAVDAIWGERIALPNVLRFGTWVGGDMDGNPNVGADTIEAALAAQRAQVLGQYRAELAALGQVLTQSRGRAGVDDAVDARLAAYKALMPKAAARLRARQADMPYRQLMELMSARLAATAADEGAPAGAAYAGVDDFLDDLGLIDASLAHHRGQHAGLFALRRLLRRVRSFGFHLAALDLRQDSAAHDAALAALEGDDDWATQPLDARLARLHALIDAPQPRVPAADAAKAALDVFRAVTTARARYGDAAFGPYIVSMSRSAADALAVLALARIAGCVEGDGAGEVPLDVAPLFETVDDLDAAAGVMHALFDDPVYRRHVRARGDRQIVMLGYSDSAKDSGLLASRWALQRAQVDLMRLAREAGVRLVFFHGRGGSVSRGGGKTERAIIAAPRGTVDGRLRVTEQGEVIHRKYGIRALALRNLEQMTGAVLRASLRPRSPEPRVQAWRAIADRLSADSRACYRALVHEDPGFNAYFRAATPVDVIERLQIGSRPSRRRDGGIANLRAIPWVFAWSQNRSGLTGWYGVGHALQRGIDEHGLDAMAELARDWHFFAAMLDDVEMLLAKSDLAIFERYSRLAGDAHDVFFPGIAAEFARTRDSILAIKGADRLLAGDYRLRLSIRLRNPYVDPISLLQVELLRRWRAGGSADDATLRALFATVNGIAAGVQNTG
- a CDS encoding glutathione S-transferase family protein is translated as MSAPREELVFHTHPMSRGRIVRWMLEELGVEYRTVVQEYGGSMKSAEYLAINPMGKVPALQHRGVVVTEAAAICAYLADAFPQAGLAPALDDPARGTYLRWMFFAAGPVEAAVSARAMGLLAPAEKAGMVGYGSYEHTVDALEQAAAAASPWLLGERFSAADVYVGGQVDFGLGFKSIPERPAFTAWAERLRARPAYQRAQALDNALMPARG
- a CDS encoding TfoX/Sxy family protein — translated: MATDPHFLAYIAEQAALGERLTHRKLFGEYAVYVDGKVVAFACDNSLFVKPSAAVARLAPGLPLRPPYPGAKDYPVADELLDDAEALKQLLLDTAALMPEPKPKAKPKPRRLPEKPG
- the frmR gene encoding formaldehyde-responsive transcriptional repressor FrmR, yielding MPHSPEEKKKVLARVRRIRGQCDALDRALGAGADCAPVLQQIAAIRGAVNGLMSEVLESHLREQFGQPAADASDRDARVAEMTGLIRSYLK
- a CDS encoding S-(hydroxymethyl)glutathione dehydrogenase/class III alcohol dehydrogenase; the encoded protein is MKSRAAVAFAAGQPLQIVELDVAPPQKGEVLVKITHTALCHTDAFTLSGDDPEGVFPAVLGHEGAGIVVEVGEGVTSVQPGDHVIPLYTAECGECLFCKSGKTNLCVAVRATQGKGVMPDGTTRFSYNGEPVYHYMGCSTFSEYTVVAEVSLAKVNPDANPEHTCLLGCGVTTGIGAVHNTAKVQEGDTVAVFGLGAIGLAVIQGAVQAKAGRIIAIDTNPSKFALATEMGATDCVNPKDHDRPVQQVVVEMTGWGVDHSFECIGNVNVMRAALECAHRGWGQSVIIGVAGAGQEISTRPFQLVTGRKWLGTAFGGVKGRTQLPGMVEDAMRGDIQLAPFVTHTLPLERINEAFDLMHEGKSIRTVIHY
- the fghA gene encoding S-formylglutathione hydrolase produces the protein MERIEHRASFGGWQDVYRHRSEVLGCDMTVGVYFPPQAADGPCPVLYWLSGLTCNEQNFITKAGAQRHAAEHGIIIVAPDTSPRGNDVHDAEGYDIGKGAGFYVNATQAPWAAHYRMYDYIVDELPAWVEADPSASDARAISGHSMGGHGALTIALKNPGRYRSVSAFSPIVAPSQVPWGEKAFAAYLGDDRAAWKRHDAVELVKSAKEKLPLLVDQGDADEFLATQLRPELLQAACAAADHPLQLRMQPGYDHSYYFIASFIGEHIAHHARALRSA
- a CDS encoding sugar transporter codes for the protein METGSMKVPTSIWIVGVLALLWNLIGVAAFTMQVAMPEQALAAMPADQRAIYEATPAWLYLFYGLATIGGVLGSIGLLLRRRWAVPVYLLALVALVVQVLASFAVTPAWTTGGVSSLGFPVLLVAIALGLWWFARYMAARGVLR